One Ignavibacteria bacterium DNA segment encodes these proteins:
- a CDS encoding PAS domain S-box protein, translating to MRAEILEEKMYMDKNVLNNRLDPFILQTAVYEISEAVDSSENLDDLYKSVHQIISKIMKADNFYIAAYFREEEKISFPYFVDEEEIFEAHHEKFPVGRGLTAYVIRNGRSLLCDAKKHHELIETGEVEMLGPPSQIWLGIPLKIGSEIIGVMAVQDYHDSSTYGLQEKKMLKYVSSQVAKAIYKKRAEEKILNSELKYRKLFESANDAIFLMTGDTFIDCNAKTEEIFGCTREQILQRKPYEFSPLVQPDGRFSKDKALEKISKAFAGEPQSFEWKHVKLDGTPFFAEVSLNHIVIDEKDMLQAIVRDISERKTAEEELRLSELKYRDIFTHAPVGIYQSDKNGNIISANLMLAKMLGYSSVEELIKINMNDIYLSSEERLEFIRQYEPLGSAALLEVRWKKKNGEVIWIQMNAHAVKDDNSKTLYFEGFVYDINDKKEFERRIIYEKEKAQEANRLKSGFLATMSHEIRTPLNAIIGYTDVLRSHFYESTNEEVRLSFDLIEKGGLRLIDTITNILDISRLQAGDFPIEYKKFSFNELLASTCNSINKETELIDLKLITEIPDEDLLVYADNYCLDSAVMKILDNAVKYSKSGDIKVSLKKDNDYAVCTIADQGVGMTEEYQKHLYETFSQEDVGYSRSYEGTGLGLAITKRFIDLNKGKIQIKSQKGVGTEVTLSIPLLKKT from the coding sequence ATGCGAGCTGAGATTTTGGAAGAAAAAATGTATATGGATAAAAACGTACTAAATAACCGGTTAGACCCATTCATCTTGCAAACAGCAGTATACGAAATAAGCGAAGCGGTCGATTCATCAGAAAATCTTGATGACCTTTATAAATCAGTCCATCAGATTATCAGTAAAATAATGAAAGCTGATAACTTCTACATCGCAGCTTATTTCAGGGAAGAAGAGAAAATTAGTTTTCCATACTTCGTTGATGAGGAAGAAATATTTGAAGCTCATCATGAAAAATTTCCCGTGGGTAGAGGGCTTACTGCCTACGTAATTCGAAATGGTCGTTCACTTTTATGCGATGCAAAAAAACATCATGAATTAATAGAGACTGGTGAAGTAGAGATGCTTGGACCTCCATCTCAAATTTGGCTTGGAATCCCTTTGAAAATCGGTTCTGAGATCATTGGTGTTATGGCTGTGCAGGATTATCATGATTCAAGCACTTATGGTCTGCAGGAAAAAAAGATGCTCAAATATGTATCATCGCAAGTTGCAAAAGCTATCTACAAAAAAAGAGCTGAGGAAAAAATTCTCAATTCGGAACTTAAGTATCGCAAGCTTTTTGAATCTGCTAATGATGCAATATTTTTAATGACTGGTGATACTTTTATTGATTGCAATGCAAAAACAGAGGAGATTTTTGGATGCACCCGTGAACAGATTTTACAGAGAAAACCGTATGAATTTTCACCATTGGTTCAGCCCGATGGTCGTTTTTCAAAAGATAAAGCTCTTGAGAAAATTTCTAAAGCTTTTGCCGGTGAGCCGCAGTCTTTTGAATGGAAACATGTAAAACTCGATGGAACTCCTTTCTTTGCAGAAGTAAGTTTAAATCATATTGTGATTGACGAAAAAGATATGCTTCAAGCAATCGTACGAGATATTTCAGAGCGAAAAACCGCTGAAGAAGAATTGAGGCTGTCCGAGCTTAAGTATCGTGACATATTCACTCATGCACCTGTAGGCATATATCAATCCGATAAAAATGGGAATATTATCTCTGCAAATCTCATGCTGGCGAAAATGCTGGGATACAGTTCAGTTGAAGAATTAATCAAAATTAACATGAACGACATATATTTAAGCAGTGAGGAGAGGCTGGAATTTATCAGGCAATATGAACCTTTAGGTTCAGCTGCACTACTTGAAGTTAGGTGGAAGAAAAAAAATGGGGAAGTGATCTGGATTCAAATGAATGCTCATGCTGTAAAAGATGACAATTCAAAAACTCTCTACTTTGAAGGATTCGTTTACGATATCAACGACAAAAAAGAATTTGAAAGAAGAATAATTTATGAAAAGGAAAAGGCTCAGGAGGCGAATCGATTAAAAAGCGGATTCCTGGCAACCATGTCACACGAAATCAGAACTCCGCTCAATGCAATAATCGGATATACTGATGTTTTGAGATCGCATTTTTATGAATCAACAAATGAAGAAGTTCGTCTTTCATTTGACCTGATTGAAAAGGGTGGATTGCGGCTAATTGATACGATCACAAATATTTTGGACATCTCAAGATTGCAAGCTGGTGATTTTCCAATAGAGTATAAGAAATTCTCTTTCAATGAATTATTAGCTTCAACTTGCAACTCGATTAATAAAGAAACTGAATTAATTGACCTGAAGCTTATTACCGAAATTCCAGATGAAGATCTGCTTGTTTATGCAGATAATTATTGTTTAGATTCTGCTGTGATGAAAATTCTCGATAATGCAGTTAAGTACAGCAAGTCAGGTGATATTAAAGTATCACTTAAGAAAGATAATGACTATGCAGTCTGTACAATTGCAGATCAGGGTGTCGGAATGACAGAAGAATATCAGAAACATTTATATGAGACGTTCAGTCAAGAAGATGTCGGTTACAGTCGTTCTTATGAAGGTACAGGTCTGGGATTGGCAATCACTAAAAGATTCATTGATTTAAACAAAGGAAAAATACAAATTAAAAGTCAAAAGGGAGTTGGAACTGAAGTTACACTGAGCATTCCACTCTTGAAAAAAACATAG
- a CDS encoding response regulator: MTETKNTAPTILYVEDMKDAFMLVNIYLRSGFDVLWAKNPKEADQILEKMDINLILMDISLQEKNDGFELAQKIKVSDKFKSIPIIALTAFALKGDKERFIEGGLDDYISKPIKKDSLLDTINKHIIT, encoded by the coding sequence ATGACAGAAACAAAGAATACAGCACCAACGATTTTGTACGTTGAAGATATGAAAGATGCCTTTATGCTCGTAAACATCTATCTAAGGTCTGGTTTTGATGTGCTTTGGGCTAAAAACCCTAAGGAAGCAGATCAAATTCTTGAAAAGATGGACATAAACTTGATATTGATGGATATCTCACTTCAAGAAAAAAATGATGGCTTTGAATTAGCTCAAAAGATAAAAGTTTCTGATAAGTTTAAATCTATTCCTATCATTGCCTTGACTGCATTCGCTCTGAAAGGTGATAAAGAAAGATTTATTGAAGGCGGATTGGATGATTATATTTCAAAACCAATCAAAAAAGATAGTCTATTAGATACGATCAACAAACATATTATTACTTGA
- a CDS encoding PAS domain S-box protein — protein MNKEKKDTNKNHIESASILEATLESIKDGILVIDLEGKVTKSNKNFLRMWGIPQELFDTNDDSKLLEFVLEQLKDPDVFISKVRHLYANPEEESFDILEFKDGRIFERFSRPHYIHDKVIGRVWSFRDVTIRFIAEEKSKLFEKAIKSVSDGVFIVNMNFDMVYANPAALALYGYSEEEMHGKNLRMFWSEKNTKTTFRDLVRETLKGNFKGELFSKRKDGTDVPVVLSTSFLKDEYEKPLALIGVLRDITARRRMEILNNALYRISDSVHATLNLNELFERIHIIVKDLMLANNFYIALYDDSTNMISFPYFVDEFDPPQPPKKFGRGCTEYVLRTGQAVIVDKELSDKLNESGEVNVVGSPSEVWLGVPLKIAGKTIGVMVVQDYHDEYAYGENDKEVLTFVSEQVASAIEKKKNEDELKRYTAELQKSNDLMEQRANELKDLNEQLMESEQRLIDLNQKKDKFFSIVSHDLKSPFNSLLGFSGQLYEHMDDFSDEEKKEYIGYINNSSKHLFNLVQNLLSWALIQRGKEKFEPEVYNLKDFSEQIISVIRGNAVKKNISLRSEIDPEHDVYADDDMLTSILQNLISNAIKFTNIGGNIIVSSSLKDDMVYISIKDDGVGMDEAALQKIFQIETKHSTAGTADEHGTGLGLILVKELVEKNSGNIWVESEIGVGTKFTFTLPKLKS, from the coding sequence ATGAATAAAGAAAAAAAAGATACAAATAAGAATCATATAGAGTCTGCCTCCATTCTGGAGGCAACACTTGAATCGATAAAAGATGGAATCTTAGTAATTGATCTTGAAGGCAAAGTAACAAAGTCAAATAAGAATTTTTTAAGAATGTGGGGCATCCCGCAGGAGCTTTTTGATACCAACGACGATTCAAAGTTATTGGAATTTGTCTTAGAGCAGTTGAAAGATCCGGATGTATTTATTAGTAAAGTGCGTCACTTATATGCAAATCCTGAAGAAGAAAGTTTTGATATACTTGAATTCAAAGATGGCAGGATCTTCGAGCGTTTCTCGAGACCGCATTACATCCATGATAAAGTGATTGGCAGAGTTTGGAGTTTCAGAGATGTTACTATAAGGTTCATAGCTGAGGAAAAATCAAAACTTTTTGAAAAAGCAATAAAAAGCGTGAGCGATGGAGTTTTCATTGTAAATATGAATTTCGATATGGTTTATGCTAATCCTGCAGCATTGGCTCTTTATGGTTATAGTGAAGAGGAAATGCACGGTAAAAATCTCCGAATGTTCTGGTCAGAAAAAAATACAAAAACTACCTTCCGGGATTTGGTGAGGGAAACCTTAAAAGGAAATTTCAAAGGTGAATTATTCTCTAAGCGAAAGGATGGTACAGATGTTCCAGTTGTACTCTCAACTTCATTTTTGAAGGATGAATATGAGAAACCATTGGCTTTGATTGGTGTTCTAAGGGACATCACTGCAAGACGAAGGATGGAAATATTGAATAATGCACTATATCGGATATCAGATTCTGTGCATGCAACCTTAAATCTTAACGAGTTATTCGAACGTATTCACATTATTGTGAAAGATCTAATGCTGGCAAATAATTTTTACATTGCCTTGTATGATGATTCCACAAACATGATCAGTTTCCCATATTTTGTTGATGAATTCGATCCGCCTCAGCCGCCAAAAAAATTCGGTAGAGGTTGTACAGAATATGTTTTAAGAACAGGTCAAGCAGTGATCGTTGACAAGGAACTCTCTGATAAACTGAACGAATCAGGAGAGGTTAATGTTGTCGGTTCTCCGTCAGAAGTCTGGCTTGGTGTTCCACTAAAAATTGCCGGAAAAACAATCGGGGTAATGGTTGTTCAAGATTATCATGATGAATATGCATATGGAGAAAACGATAAAGAAGTTTTAACATTTGTATCCGAACAAGTTGCGTCTGCAATTGAAAAGAAAAAAAATGAAGATGAATTAAAGCGTTACACCGCTGAACTTCAAAAAAGTAATGATTTAATGGAACAGCGAGCAAATGAACTGAAGGATTTGAATGAACAATTGATGGAGTCTGAACAGCGACTTATAGATTTAAATCAGAAGAAAGATAAATTCTTCTCTATTGTTTCACATGATCTCAAAAGTCCATTTAATTCGCTTCTTGGCTTCTCCGGACAATTGTATGAACATATGGATGATTTTTCTGATGAAGAAAAAAAAGAATATATTGGTTACATTAATAATTCATCGAAACATTTATTTAACTTAGTTCAAAACCTGCTGAGCTGGGCTTTAATTCAGAGAGGTAAAGAAAAATTCGAGCCGGAAGTTTATAATCTTAAAGATTTTAGTGAACAAATCATCAGCGTTATACGTGGAAATGCCGTTAAGAAAAATATTTCATTAAGAAGTGAAATCGATCCAGAACATGATGTTTACGCTGATGATGATATGCTAACGTCGATTTTGCAGAATTTAATCTCCAATGCAATTAAATTCACAAACATTGGCGGAAATATAATTGTATCAAGCAGCTTGAAAGATGACATGGTTTACATTTCGATTAAAGACGATGGTGTCGGAATGGATGAAGCTGCCTTACAAAAGATTTTTCAGATTGAAACGAAGCATTCAACTGCTGGTACTGCAGATGAACATGGAACAGGACTTGGACTAATTTTAGTAAAAGAGTTAGTGGAAAAGAATTCAGGTAACATTTGGGTCGAAAGTGAAATTGGAGTTGGGACTAAATTTACATTCACACTTCCAAAATTAAAAAGTTAA
- a CDS encoding cytochrome C biogenesis protein translates to MKILIENLNIAIPILYFIVFILYFSNFWKPRKSLARLKRIILFLTLLIHFFYLFARTIEFDHVPITNIFEIFTLLAFAITLSYYILELITEVRNTGMFILFIPMVFQIISSLKIVDLLNVQEILRSPFLGVHVFTALAGYAGITFSAIYGGLYLMLYKQIKMHRFGLLYQRLPNLELLESLNYTSALIGFTMLSTAIVIGIIWMPQAFTNPSYFDPKLIATIFIWILYALGITTKIFAKWRGKRIIYLSLAGFVVALFSMTLLNLLFTGFHKFH, encoded by the coding sequence ATGAAAATATTAATAGAAAATCTCAATATTGCTATTCCAATCCTTTATTTCATAGTTTTCATTCTCTATTTCTCCAACTTTTGGAAGCCAAGAAAAAGTCTCGCTAGATTAAAACGAATTATCCTTTTTCTAACCTTGCTCATTCATTTTTTCTATTTATTTGCCAGAACAATTGAATTTGATCATGTCCCAATCACGAACATTTTCGAAATTTTTACATTGCTGGCATTTGCCATTACACTTTCCTATTACATTCTTGAACTCATTACAGAAGTTCGGAATACTGGGATGTTCATTCTCTTCATACCAATGGTTTTTCAAATAATATCATCACTGAAAATTGTTGATTTACTAAACGTGCAAGAGATATTACGAAGTCCTTTTTTAGGAGTTCACGTTTTCACCGCTCTGGCCGGATACGCTGGTATAACGTTTTCAGCAATCTATGGCGGATTATATTTGATGCTTTATAAACAAATCAAAATGCACCGATTCGGTTTGTTGTACCAAAGACTTCCGAATCTCGAGTTGCTTGAATCATTAAACTATACTTCAGCATTGATAGGCTTTACAATGCTTTCGACTGCGATCGTTATTGGAATTATTTGGATGCCACAAGCATTTACAAATCCATCCTATTTCGATCCTAAATTAATTGCAACGATCTTTATTTGGATACTTTATGCTCTCGGAATTACAACTAAGATATTTGCCAAATGGCGCGGGAAAAGAATAATTTATCTTTCGCTTGCTGGTTTTGTCGTCGCATTGTTTTCTATGACTCTGCTGAATTTGCTGTTCACTGGATTTCATAAATTTCATTAA
- a CDS encoding glutamyl-tRNA reductase, protein MNLISVTINHKTAPIELREALYLSEIEIRKILNQIKETLLKEVCILSTCNRTEIYGVPSNHSITYREVQEFILTQKPVTKIKSDNFLNYYSCGAANHLFRVSSGIDSLVIGDQQILGQVKDAYNIAVEENCVGTFLQKTFQSALKLGKRIKTETDLFEGPTSVSSAAVQLAGKIFSDLKKKSVLVIGAGETGKLTIQNLIQKNVTNLTISNRTFSRAEKLAAKYNAKVLPFDNLKERLNEYDIIISATSSNSILINRDEMSAAMRKRKFEPVCIMDIAIPRDFDPNVKDIENIFYNDIDSLQTMVNLSLEGKKALLPAIQKIIMEELIELFSWHNSLQISPLLKSMREQFESVRSQEFDAFKNKFASNEVENLELLTKRIVKKLLHNPTVYLRKSADQVDTQGELQLKIKILKDMFNLNSKGNESE, encoded by the coding sequence ATGAATTTAATTTCAGTTACTATTAATCACAAAACGGCTCCGATAGAATTAAGAGAGGCATTATATTTATCTGAAATTGAGATAAGAAAAATTCTAAATCAAATAAAAGAAACCCTCCTCAAAGAAGTTTGTATTTTATCCACTTGTAATCGCACTGAAATTTATGGAGTACCGTCAAATCATTCGATTACTTACCGCGAAGTTCAGGAATTCATTCTAACTCAAAAACCTGTTACAAAAATAAAATCTGATAATTTTTTGAATTACTATTCTTGCGGAGCAGCAAACCATCTTTTTCGTGTTTCTTCCGGAATCGATTCATTGGTTATCGGAGATCAGCAAATTCTCGGTCAAGTAAAAGATGCATATAATATTGCTGTTGAGGAAAATTGTGTAGGTACGTTTCTTCAGAAGACCTTTCAATCTGCCTTAAAACTTGGAAAGAGGATTAAAACGGAAACAGATTTATTCGAGGGACCTACTTCAGTCAGTTCCGCGGCTGTGCAGCTTGCGGGCAAAATATTTTCCGATTTAAAGAAGAAGTCAGTGCTCGTTATCGGTGCCGGCGAAACGGGAAAACTGACAATCCAAAATCTCATTCAGAAAAATGTTACTAATCTTACCATTTCGAATCGAACTTTTTCCAGAGCAGAAAAACTTGCTGCAAAGTACAATGCCAAAGTTTTGCCTTTCGATAACTTGAAAGAACGACTGAATGAATACGACATAATCATTTCTGCAACAAGCTCGAATTCGATTCTCATTAATCGAGATGAAATGAGTGCTGCGATGCGAAAGAGGAAGTTCGAACCGGTTTGCATTATGGATATCGCAATTCCACGGGACTTCGATCCAAATGTAAAAGACATTGAAAATATTTTCTACAATGATATCGATTCGCTTCAAACGATGGTTAATTTGAGTCTTGAAGGTAAAAAAGCCCTTCTTCCCGCAATCCAGAAAATTATAATGGAAGAACTTATAGAATTGTTTTCTTGGCACAATTCACTTCAAATCTCCCCATTATTGAAATCAATGAGGGAACAATTTGAATCTGTTCGTTCTCAGGAATTTGATGCTTTCAAAAATAAATTTGCATCAAACGAAGTAGAAAATCTTGAACTCCTTACTAAAAGAATCGTAAAAAAGCTGCTTCACAATCCAACAGTATATTTACGAAAATCTGCTGACCAAGTAGATACACAAGGAGAGCTGCAATTGAAAATTAAGATTCTGAAAGACATGTTCAATTTGAATTCGAAAGGGAATGAAAGTGAGTAG
- the hemC gene encoding hydroxymethylbilane synthase, giving the protein MKVSRTFILGTRGSELALWQAEYIKSLLEKRVKNISIELKIIKTKGDKILDVALSKIGDKGLFTKELENKLLNGEIDFAVHSLKDMETKLDKNLILAAITKRHKVNDVIISKRKNLTINKIPLRGKVATGSLRRTAQLLHLRPDIQIFDLRGNVPTRIQKYLSSNWDAIILASAGVERLNFEENISSTIPKNQMLPAVGQGAIAVECRKADLELIDCLKRINHVKTEVAIRAERAFLKKLEGGCQVPIAAYGYVESNKLTLIGRILSLDGSISFEQSVDGSVEIPEVLGEKLARNLLAAGAGKVLAEIKKQSKK; this is encoded by the coding sequence ATGAAAGTGAGTAGAACGTTTATTCTTGGAACACGCGGAAGCGAGCTTGCACTCTGGCAGGCAGAATATATAAAATCTCTCCTCGAAAAGCGTGTAAAGAATATATCAATCGAATTGAAGATCATCAAAACAAAAGGAGATAAAATTCTTGACGTAGCTCTTTCAAAAATTGGCGATAAAGGTCTTTTTACGAAAGAACTTGAAAACAAATTATTGAATGGTGAAATAGATTTTGCAGTACATAGTCTTAAAGATATGGAGACGAAGCTTGATAAGAATTTAATTTTAGCCGCAATCACAAAGCGGCACAAAGTCAATGATGTAATTATTTCAAAAAGAAAAAATTTAACTATAAATAAAATTCCTTTGCGTGGAAAAGTTGCGACTGGTTCGTTAAGAAGAACTGCACAGCTTCTTCATCTAAGGCCGGATATACAAATATTTGATTTGCGCGGAAACGTTCCAACTCGAATTCAAAAATATTTGAGCTCAAATTGGGATGCGATTATTCTTGCATCAGCCGGCGTTGAGAGATTAAATTTTGAGGAAAACATATCTTCAACTATTCCGAAAAATCAAATGCTGCCGGCAGTTGGACAAGGAGCTATTGCAGTAGAGTGCAGAAAAGCAGATCTCGAACTGATTGATTGTTTAAAAAGAATTAATCATGTGAAAACGGAAGTTGCGATTCGGGCTGAACGTGCCTTCCTGAAAAAACTTGAAGGTGGTTGCCAAGTGCCTATCGCAGCTTATGGATATGTTGAGTCAAATAAACTCACATTGATCGGTAGAATTTTATCATTAGATGGTTCAATAAGTTTCGAGCAAAGTGTTGATGGCTCCGTCGAAATTCCTGAAGTTCTTGGCGAAAAGCTTGCGCGGAATCTTTTAGCAGCTGGTGCTGGTAAAGTTTTGGCTGAGATTAAAAAGCAATCGAAAAAATGA
- a CDS encoding TetR family transcriptional regulator, whose amino-acid sequence MISSRSHISAKQSKRELILEIAAPLFSAHDFHEVNMELVAKNAEIAKGTIYNYFKSKEELYFAIIETRLSKLISELQKKIDQQISVLEDLKGFILHVFMFMMKYQNFFLIFQRTRLKTQSTNHSEIEEKMSLLKLMLSNILTEGIERKVFREVDPCLTSDIILGIIYSTVQRNIGKNHHDDLIEAERNYLFDFIKDGILTPYIIEKQLDGKTILLTRTLSQSDESSLLFTSAGAKVIVLPTLKIVPPSSWKKCDDAIKDILEFDSIIFSSVNAVRWFLKRLEYHELKLDLSAYDVIAVGPKTEAECKTQGIHVSFVPKEFSSIGVINEIKGQNIIGKRFLIPHSEIGRPELVDELTKLGALPVSVPVYDVVVPEPNEIEDSISQLKVNTIDLYVFTSPSTFVNYLEIFKIKNAVEYFKNEIIAAIGPTTKKAIENYGVQVKIVPDNHTIQGLVDSVVNYFKKEN is encoded by the coding sequence ATGATCAGCTCAAGATCACATATAAGTGCAAAGCAAAGCAAGCGTGAGTTAATTCTTGAGATTGCTGCGCCTCTTTTTTCTGCACACGATTTTCATGAAGTGAATATGGAACTCGTTGCAAAAAATGCAGAAATAGCTAAAGGAACTATCTACAATTATTTCAAATCAAAAGAAGAACTCTATTTCGCAATCATTGAAACCAGGTTATCCAAACTCATCAGTGAACTGCAGAAGAAGATTGATCAACAAATTTCTGTGTTGGAAGATTTGAAAGGATTCATTCTGCATGTCTTTATGTTTATGATGAAATATCAAAACTTTTTCTTGATTTTTCAGCGGACGAGATTGAAGACACAATCGACTAATCACTCAGAAATCGAAGAGAAAATGTCTCTCTTAAAACTGATGCTTTCAAATATTCTTACAGAAGGAATTGAAAGAAAAGTTTTTCGTGAAGTTGATCCCTGTCTGACTTCCGATATTATACTTGGAATTATCTATTCAACAGTTCAGAGGAATATTGGAAAGAATCATCATGATGATTTAATTGAAGCAGAAAGAAATTACCTTTTTGATTTTATTAAAGATGGTATACTCACACCATACATAATAGAAAAGCAATTAGATGGTAAAACCATTTTACTTACCCGAACTCTCAGTCAGTCAGATGAATCTTCCTTATTATTTACCTCAGCTGGTGCAAAGGTTATAGTTCTTCCCACGTTAAAAATTGTTCCACCAAGTTCATGGAAGAAGTGTGATGATGCTATAAAAGATATTTTGGAATTTGATTCAATTATTTTTTCGAGTGTAAATGCTGTTCGATGGTTTTTAAAAAGATTAGAATATCATGAACTGAAATTAGATCTCAGTGCTTATGATGTTATAGCTGTCGGGCCTAAAACTGAAGCCGAATGTAAGACGCAAGGTATTCATGTTAGTTTTGTTCCGAAAGAATTTAGTTCTATTGGAGTTATAAATGAAATCAAGGGACAAAATATTATCGGGAAGAGATTTTTAATTCCCCACTCTGAAATCGGACGTCCTGAACTGGTTGATGAGTTAACAAAACTTGGAGCACTCCCAGTCAGCGTACCTGTCTACGATGTAGTTGTGCCCGAACCAAACGAGATTGAAGATTCAATATCACAATTAAAGGTAAATACTATAGATCTATATGTTTTCACTAGTCCATCAACTTTCGTGAATTATCTAGAAATATTCAAAATCAAAAATGCAGTTGAATATTTTAAGAATGAAATCATTGCTGCGATTGGACCGACGACAAAAAAAGCGATCGAGAATTATGGAGTGCAAGTTAAGATTGTTCCGGATAATCATACAATCCAAGGACTTGTAGATTCTGTTGTGAATTATTTTAAGAAAGAAAATTAG
- a CDS encoding uroporphyrinogen decarboxylase, translated as MIKNDLIIRACKREKTERTPIWVMRQAGRYLPEYRAIRDKVSFLDLCKSPELAAEVTIQPVDIIGVDAAIIFSDILVIPEAMGMKLSIEEGTGPVFSKPIRTEADANTLMKIDPSDKLKYVLDAVSLTKRELNGRVPIIGFSGSPFTLLTYMVEGKGSKSFSNIKRFIFQQSTAAHKTLDFLSDNIIDYLSAKISAGADLVQIFDTWGGILSPHHYEEFSLRYMEKIVNELKVKTDKPVILFSKGIGPSYEKLINTQADVIGFDWTIEFSSVVNKVAGKKAIQGNLDPTVLYASEKTISEEADKILNAVGSTGHIFNLGHGIHPDTEPAKLKFLVNYVKEKSKRL; from the coding sequence ATGATAAAAAACGATTTGATAATTAGAGCATGCAAAAGAGAGAAGACTGAGCGAACACCAATTTGGGTAATGCGTCAAGCAGGCCGCTATTTACCTGAATATCGTGCAATAAGAGATAAAGTTAGCTTCCTCGATTTATGTAAATCTCCTGAACTTGCCGCTGAAGTTACAATTCAGCCAGTTGACATTATAGGTGTTGATGCAGCTATCATTTTTTCGGATATACTTGTAATTCCAGAAGCGATGGGGATGAAATTAAGCATTGAAGAAGGAACCGGACCTGTGTTTTCAAAGCCAATCCGTACTGAAGCGGATGCAAATACTTTAATGAAAATTGATCCATCGGATAAATTGAAGTACGTTCTTGATGCAGTCTCTTTAACAAAGCGTGAATTAAATGGAAGAGTCCCTATCATTGGATTTTCAGGCTCACCGTTTACCCTACTAACTTACATGGTTGAAGGAAAGGGTTCAAAATCATTCTCTAATATTAAGAGATTTATTTTTCAGCAGTCAACTGCTGCTCATAAAACATTAGACTTCTTATCGGATAATATCATTGATTATTTATCAGCCAAGATTTCAGCAGGCGCAGACCTTGTTCAAATTTTTGACACTTGGGGTGGAATTTTATCACCTCATCATTATGAAGAATTCTCGCTGAGATATATGGAGAAAATTGTTAATGAATTAAAAGTAAAAACAGACAAACCGGTCATATTGTTTTCGAAAGGGATTGGACCATCGTATGAAAAGCTGATTAATACTCAAGCTGATGTGATTGGCTTCGATTGGACAATCGAATTTTCAAGTGTTGTTAATAAAGTTGCGGGAAAGAAAGCGATTCAAGGGAATCTGGATCCAACCGTGCTATACGCTTCAGAGAAGACAATTTCAGAAGAAGCAGATAAAATATTAAATGCCGTTGGTAGTACTGGACATATATTCAATCTTGGACATGGAATTCATCCGGATACTGAACCAGCTAAGTTAAAATTTCTTGTCAATTATGTTAAAGAGAAAAGTAAAAGGTTATAG